The following are encoded together in the Bacteroidales bacterium genome:
- a CDS encoding thymidylate synthase produces the protein RQYLDLLDHVLKNGVEKRDRTGTGTISVFGYQMRFNLEAGFPVMTTKKLHLRSIIHELLWFLKGETNLRYLHENKVTIWDEWADDQGNLGPIYGYQWRSWPAPDGRHIDQISHVVQSIKENPDSRRHLVSAWNVGELDKMALPPCHIIFQFYVANGKLSCQMYQRSADIFLGVPFNIASYALLLMMVAQVTGLKPGEFVHTFGDAHIYLNHIEQVKLQLTREPHPLPKMQINPEITNIFDFTFDDFHLVNYQSHPHIKGEISI, from the coding sequence TGAGACAATATCTTGATTTACTTGATCATGTATTAAAAAACGGTGTCGAAAAACGCGACCGCACAGGAACCGGAACCATCAGCGTGTTTGGCTACCAGATGCGTTTTAACCTGGAAGCTGGATTTCCGGTGATGACCACCAAAAAGTTGCACCTCCGCTCCATCATCCACGAGTTGTTGTGGTTTTTAAAAGGAGAAACCAATCTCCGCTATCTTCACGAAAACAAAGTGACCATCTGGGATGAATGGGCTGATGACCAGGGCAACCTCGGGCCTATCTACGGCTATCAGTGGCGCTCATGGCCAGCGCCGGACGGCAGGCACATTGACCAGATCAGCCATGTTGTCCAATCGATAAAAGAAAACCCCGACTCCCGCCGGCACCTTGTCAGTGCCTGGAATGTCGGGGAATTGGATAAGATGGCACTTCCGCCATGCCATATCATTTTCCAGTTTTATGTGGCCAACGGGAAACTCTCCTGCCAGATGTACCAGCGCAGCGCCGATATTTTCCTCGGAGTTCCGTTTAATATTGCTTCCTATGCTCTGCTTTTAATGATGGTAGCTCAGGTGACCGGCCTGAAACCTGGCGAGTTCGTCCACACATTTGGCGATGCCCATATCTATCTGAACCATATCGAGCAGGTGAAGCTGCAACTTACCCGCGAGCCACACCCGTTACCTAAAATGCAAATCAATCCGGAGATAACGAACATTTTCGATTTCACCTTTGATGATTTCCACCTGGTCAATTACCAGTCACATCCACACATCAAGGGTGAAATATCCATCTGA
- a CDS encoding pirin family protein has product MYNKVIINIKPLGFMWDTIDPFLFCVHHADAYPAGNEDMGPAASLAGRHLGQDFTVKDGWRMYHGTKIPGFPAHPHRGFETVTIVLNGFVDHSDSHGAAGRYGNGDVQWMTAGAGLQHAEMFPLIAKDRDNPAELFQIWLNLPKAKKFAKPHFAMLWAETIPTIKMKDENGKTTEVTVVAGQIGETRSPAPAPDSWAADPANEVGIWKIKMEPGANWSIPPASDGVRRTLYFYEGSTISVAGIEITPKQAIEMLPDQEIIVESGITISKLLLLQGKPINEPVAQYGPFVMNNQNEIQQAISDFRATQFGGWPWPRYDNVHPREKGRFARYSDGIEEFPGK; this is encoded by the coding sequence ATGTACAACAAAGTCATTATCAACATCAAGCCGTTGGGATTCATGTGGGACACCATTGACCCTTTCCTTTTCTGTGTTCATCATGCCGATGCTTATCCCGCCGGCAATGAAGATATGGGGCCTGCGGCATCGCTTGCAGGACGACATCTCGGGCAGGATTTTACTGTCAAAGACGGCTGGCGGATGTATCACGGAACAAAGATTCCTGGATTTCCGGCTCATCCGCACCGGGGCTTTGAGACTGTGACTATTGTACTGAATGGCTTTGTTGATCATTCCGACTCGCATGGTGCTGCCGGTCGTTATGGCAATGGCGACGTACAATGGATGACTGCGGGCGCCGGTTTACAACACGCCGAAATGTTCCCGCTGATTGCTAAAGATCGGGACAACCCGGCTGAATTGTTCCAGATTTGGCTCAACCTCCCGAAGGCAAAGAAATTTGCAAAACCACATTTTGCCATGCTTTGGGCTGAAACCATTCCAACAATCAAAATGAAAGATGAAAACGGGAAAACAACCGAAGTAACCGTAGTTGCCGGACAAATTGGCGAAACCCGTTCGCCGGCGCCTGCCCCCGATTCCTGGGCCGCCGACCCTGCAAACGAAGTGGGCATCTGGAAAATCAAAATGGAACCGGGAGCAAATTGGTCTATTCCGCCAGCTTCAGATGGCGTGCGCAGAACACTTTACTTCTATGAAGGCTCAACCATCTCCGTTGCAGGCATCGAAATTACCCCCAAACAAGCCATCGAAATGCTTCCCGACCAGGAGATTATTGTCGAATCGGGAATTACTATAAGCAAACTGCTCCTCCTTCAGGGAAAGCCCATCAATGAACCGGTCGCACAATACGGTCCTTTTGTGATGAACAATCAAAATGAAATCCAGCAAGCCATCAGCGATTTCAGAGCAACCCAGTTTGGCGGATGGCCATGGCCTCGATACGACAATGTGCATCCCCGCGAAAAAGGCCGGTTTGCCAGGTACAGCGATGGCATAGAAGAATTTCCCGGAAAGTAA
- a CDS encoding sulfite exporter TauE/SafE family protein yields MDFIVIAIVAFGAAMLTFFSGFGLGTILMPVFALFFPVEIAIALTAVVHLTNNLFKTSLIWRSINLKVVAMFAIPAAVAAFLGASTLNWFSRNEMLIYGYEIAGKSFQITLLKVIIATLLIIFSFFELSKKLAKVTLSKKYLPLGGLLSGFFGGLSGHQGALRSVFLLRSGLGKEGYIATGIASAVLIDISRLSVYGTSFFARHFDTLAGDQSVNMMIVAILFAFAGSFIGRKALKKIKLPTIHLIVGIMIFVLGVLLGLGMI; encoded by the coding sequence ATGGATTTCATTGTCATTGCGATTGTTGCCTTCGGCGCCGCCATGTTGACTTTTTTCTCCGGATTTGGGCTGGGTACGATCCTGATGCCGGTGTTTGCGCTGTTCTTTCCGGTAGAAATTGCCATTGCTCTAACGGCCGTTGTTCATTTAACCAATAACCTGTTCAAGACCAGCCTGATTTGGCGGTCCATCAATCTGAAAGTTGTAGCCATGTTTGCAATCCCGGCGGCTGTGGCAGCATTTTTAGGCGCTTCAACGCTTAACTGGTTTAGCCGCAACGAAATGTTGATTTATGGTTATGAAATTGCCGGGAAATCATTTCAAATCACGTTACTGAAAGTGATCATTGCCACATTGCTGATTATCTTCTCGTTTTTTGAACTCAGCAAGAAGCTGGCAAAGGTTACCCTTTCGAAAAAATACCTTCCGCTTGGCGGACTGCTCTCGGGTTTTTTTGGAGGGCTGTCCGGACACCAGGGGGCACTGCGCTCGGTATTTTTACTGCGGTCAGGTTTGGGAAAAGAAGGTTATATCGCCACAGGCATTGCATCGGCTGTGTTGATTGATATTTCGAGGCTTTCGGTGTATGGCACTTCATTCTTTGCCAGGCATTTCGATACGCTTGCCGGCGATCAATCCGTTAACATGATGATCGTTGCGATTCTTTTTGCATTTGCCGGTTCGTTTATCGGGCGTAAAGCTTTGAAAAAGATTAAACTGCCGACCATCCATCTGATTGTTGGGATAATGATCTTTGTACTCGGCGTATTGTTAGGATTAGGAATGATTTAA
- a CDS encoding carbohydrate kinase, translated as MKRTVYTIGETVYDIIFHHGQIQAGRVGGSMLNSSVSLGRLGYNSCFVSEVGNDDLGELVIDFLERNKVNARFIDRFNEGKTPVALAFLDDQKNARYTFLKDYPSIRLQQHLPQVTENDIVMFGSFFSISPAVRATVLRFLKQAGEAGALVIYDPNIRKPRKNEIPELLPMIFENFALADIVRASHEDFQTIFGTDEADEASRIVKVYSDAALIFTRGSNGIKLFAGDCIREYSVPAIEVLSTIGAGDTFNAGIAKSLIDQSILKRGLSEISPNQWDQLIQTGISLSQEVCLSYDNYVSERESATNTI; from the coding sequence ATGAAAAGGACGGTTTATACGATCGGCGAAACGGTTTACGACATCATCTTCCATCACGGTCAAATTCAGGCCGGGAGGGTAGGGGGCTCGATGCTCAATTCTTCGGTATCGCTTGGCCGGCTTGGTTATAATAGTTGCTTTGTAAGCGAAGTTGGTAACGATGACCTGGGGGAACTCGTGATTGATTTTCTCGAAAGAAACAAGGTCAACGCTCGGTTCATTGATCGCTTCAACGAGGGTAAAACGCCTGTGGCGCTTGCATTTTTGGATGACCAGAAAAATGCACGATACACATTTTTGAAGGACTATCCTTCAATACGCTTACAGCAACACCTCCCGCAGGTTACTGAAAATGACATCGTGATGTTTGGTTCGTTTTTTTCCATAAGCCCTGCTGTCAGAGCTACCGTTTTAAGGTTTTTAAAGCAGGCCGGGGAGGCTGGTGCGCTGGTAATTTATGATCCAAACATCCGCAAACCACGCAAAAATGAAATTCCTGAGTTGTTGCCAATGATCTTTGAAAATTTCGCACTGGCCGATATCGTCAGGGCTTCGCATGAGGATTTTCAAACTATTTTTGGAACTGATGAAGCAGATGAGGCCTCCCGGATTGTAAAAGTGTATAGTGATGCTGCATTGATTTTTACCAGAGGGTCAAACGGGATCAAACTTTTTGCAGGAGATTGTATTCGTGAATATAGCGTACCTGCAATTGAGGTTTTGAGCACGATCGGGGCCGGCGACACTTTTAATGCAGGCATAGCCAAATCGCTGATTGATCAGAGCATTCTGAAGCGTGGGCTTTCAGAAATTTCTCCAAATCAATGGGATCAACTCATTCAAACCGGGATAAGCCTCAGTCAGGAGGTCTGTTTAAGTTATGATAATTATGTCAGTGAGAGGGAGTCTGCAACCAACACAATCTAA
- a CDS encoding PspC domain-containing protein, which yields MEQTKRLYRSRYDSVIAGVAGGLAKYFNIDPIIFRILFVALVFAGASGVLIYIILWIAVPLDPDYTFFKYNRQTGYKPTMEPPQEVEPDMEKKDEPQSEARETTFTMDVKRNPRNEGSLIAGIIFIVLGSIFLFARIIPGINMRDLWPLLLIAAGILVMRSAISKPKINS from the coding sequence ATGGAACAAACTAAAAGGCTTTATCGTAGTCGCTACGACTCAGTTATTGCCGGTGTTGCCGGCGGGCTCGCAAAGTACTTCAACATCGACCCGATTATTTTCAGGATTCTGTTTGTTGCGCTCGTCTTCGCAGGAGCAAGCGGTGTGCTGATTTATATCATTTTATGGATTGCTGTACCACTTGATCCGGATTATACTTTTTTTAAATACAACCGACAGACCGGGTACAAACCAACAATGGAACCGCCGCAGGAAGTCGAACCAGATATGGAAAAAAAGGATGAACCTCAGTCAGAAGCCAGGGAAACTACCTTTACCATGGATGTAAAGCGAAATCCCCGTAATGAAGGAAGCCTTATTGCAGGAATTATTTTCATTGTTCTGGGCAGTATTTTCTTGTTTGCCAGAATTATTCCGGGTATTAATATGAGAGACCTGTGGCCATTGTTGCTGATTGCCGCCGGGATCTTAGTGATGAGAAGTGCAATATCAAAACCAAAAATCAATAGCTGA
- the pta gene encoding phosphate acetyltransferase: MAQNLYVAASEAMSGKSLIVLGFMELLSRHVGRIGFFRPIVKDGKDQDNHIRLISQRFKLPFSYTSMYGVTSKVAFELIQAGDMDSIFTAVLNKYKNLEKDCDFILIEGTDFRGSLVSFEFDMNARIANNLGAPILAVINGSGKNANEIADSMQMVKGTLTAENCAQIGTVINRVAEDEFAAIKHMLDKFSKEGEINFILPEKSVLQTITIRQIASALQAEHIYGSKESLNLDVLDFRIAAMSLDQILKFTTSGSLVITPGDRTDIIIGLLMTMIADNFPKISGILLTGGIQPGTQMIKLMDGIQPLPLYIMSVNTDTYETAMAVSRIHPALNPENERRLTTALNHFESNVDVGIMGQILKITHSKVVTPVMFEYELFERARADRKHIVLPESEDERILRAAEILLKRNVVDITLLGNENEILKRAASLQLQLTGVNIIDPYDNDLVHEYAAEYYRLRKHKGATKEKAYELMHDVSYLGTMMVHKGHADGMVSGAAHTTAHTIKPAFEFVKTKPGVSIVSSSFLMCFNDRVLVYADCAVNPNPDADQLADIAISSAETAMNFGIEPRIAMLSYSTGESGKGEDVEKVRKATQIARERRPDLKIEGPIQYDAAIEPTVAKQKMPGSDVAGKATVFIFPDLNTGNNTYKAVQRAANAVAIGPVLQGLNKPVNDLSRGCTVKDIVNTVVITAIQAQGGGKN; encoded by the coding sequence ATGGCGCAAAATCTTTATGTAGCAGCATCTGAAGCGATGTCGGGCAAATCGCTGATCGTATTGGGTTTCATGGAATTGCTTTCAAGACATGTTGGGAGGATTGGATTCTTCAGACCTATTGTGAAGGACGGTAAAGATCAGGATAATCATATACGCCTAATCTCCCAGCGGTTTAAATTGCCATTTTCCTACACTTCAATGTACGGGGTTACAAGTAAGGTGGCTTTTGAGCTGATCCAGGCCGGCGACATGGATTCCATTTTTACAGCGGTTTTAAATAAGTACAAGAACCTTGAAAAAGATTGTGATTTCATCCTTATTGAAGGGACAGATTTCAGGGGCTCGTTGGTTTCGTTTGAGTTTGATATGAACGCCCGCATTGCCAACAACCTTGGCGCTCCTATTCTTGCTGTTATCAATGGTTCCGGTAAAAACGCAAACGAGATTGCAGACTCAATGCAGATGGTCAAAGGAACCCTGACTGCTGAGAATTGTGCACAGATTGGAACCGTGATCAACCGGGTTGCCGAGGATGAATTTGCTGCCATCAAGCACATGCTCGACAAATTCAGTAAAGAAGGAGAGATCAACTTCATACTTCCCGAAAAAAGTGTACTCCAAACCATCACTATCCGCCAGATTGCCTCAGCGTTGCAGGCAGAGCACATTTATGGAAGTAAAGAAAGCCTGAACCTTGATGTACTCGATTTCAGGATTGCAGCCATGTCGCTGGATCAAATTTTAAAGTTCACAACATCCGGTTCTCTTGTCATCACTCCCGGCGACAGAACAGATATTATAATCGGATTGCTGATGACCATGATTGCCGACAATTTCCCCAAAATTTCAGGGATATTGCTTACCGGAGGTATCCAACCAGGCACGCAAATGATAAAACTGATGGACGGAATCCAGCCCCTTCCTTTGTACATCATGTCGGTAAATACTGATACTTACGAGACTGCAATGGCCGTGAGCAGGATTCACCCGGCGCTGAATCCCGAGAATGAAAGAAGACTTACAACAGCACTCAATCATTTCGAGTCGAACGTGGATGTGGGAATCATGGGGCAAATCCTAAAAATTACCCATTCAAAAGTAGTTACCCCCGTAATGTTTGAATACGAACTCTTCGAGCGTGCCCGCGCCGACCGTAAACATATCGTGCTGCCGGAGTCTGAAGATGAACGCATCCTGCGGGCTGCTGAAATTTTACTCAAACGAAATGTCGTGGATATTACCCTGCTTGGCAATGAAAATGAGATTTTAAAACGAGCAGCTTCATTGCAGTTGCAGCTTACCGGCGTCAATATTATCGATCCTTACGACAATGATCTGGTTCATGAATATGCTGCCGAATATTACCGCCTGCGCAAGCATAAAGGCGCCACCAAGGAAAAGGCTTACGAGTTGATGCATGACGTCAGTTACCTCGGCACAATGATGGTACACAAGGGGCATGCCGACGGGATGGTTTCTGGCGCAGCTCATACTACGGCACATACCATTAAACCTGCATTTGAATTTGTCAAGACAAAACCAGGTGTGTCTATTGTGTCCAGTTCTTTCCTGATGTGCTTCAACGATCGTGTGCTCGTGTATGCTGATTGTGCTGTGAATCCCAACCCGGATGCCGATCAGCTGGCCGATATCGCCATTAGTTCAGCCGAAACTGCCATGAATTTCGGTATTGAGCCACGGATTGCTATGCTCTCCTACTCAACCGGCGAATCCGGTAAAGGGGAGGATGTGGAAAAGGTGCGCAAAGCCACGCAAATTGCCCGAGAGCGCCGTCCTGATCTAAAAATCGAAGGGCCGATTCAATACGATGCTGCCATCGAACCTACCGTTGCAAAGCAGAAAATGCCCGGCAGCGATGTGGCCGGAAAAGCTACCGTCTTTATTTTCCCCGACCTGAATACAGGGAACAATACTTACAAAGCAGTGCAGCGTGCTGCCAATGCTGTGGCAATTGGACCGGTTCTGCAAGGTTTGAACAAGCCGGTGAATGACCTGAGCCGTGGCTGTACCGTGAAAGATATTGTGAATACCGTGGTGATCACTGCCATCCAGGCACAGGGCGGAGGGAAAAACTAA
- a CDS encoding type II toxin-antitoxin system RelE/ParE family toxin → MALALQWNTSAIASFYKTVVYLENEWGINAAIRFVRKVNHILFLLQSYPEIGRPENPKTDLFSVVITHQTTLFYRMKSDKIILLMFFDTRRSPTRKPKQ, encoded by the coding sequence ATGGCTTTAGCTCTTCAATGGAACACCAGCGCCATTGCTTCATTTTATAAAACGGTGGTTTACCTTGAAAACGAGTGGGGAATAAATGCTGCTATCAGGTTTGTTAGAAAAGTGAATCACATTCTTTTCCTCCTCCAATCATATCCTGAGATTGGACGGCCTGAAAACCCAAAAACCGACCTTTTCAGCGTTGTGATAACCCATCAGACTACGCTGTTTTACAGAATGAAATCGGATAAAATTATTCTCCTGATGTTTTTTGACACCAGAAGAAGTCCAACCAGAAAGCCTAAACAGTAA
- a CDS encoding DUF3857 domain-containing protein, translating to MKQIILSLAAFLFVNITFAQTENADAVYEKLIREYTLENDGSTSFREVKQLKLKTHLSFNRLYGETFIIYNPEFQKLTINEAYTIMADSTKIETPENAFNEVLPRNAALSATANHLREMVVTHTALEIGATIYLDYTLTSAKGFTPGLMGTVIIEESSPVLDMEVNVKVPPDVELNHRMTGLRTAPEIMVVGSQKVYTWKFTGLQASPKEQFRGKFQPATPRLSFTTAGTTADVVNWITRQQTFNFEMNDQMKSLVDSIKAKQTDEIKTLLAIQKEVTGNIVYERYDPSWLGYQVRQPVEVWKSNGGSKLEKSILLAALLGYANFNAVPVLIAPQQFFDVNSGNLSLFDDIAVMANTKGFGTIYLSAVTTDSQSLEYSLAQVVVIPLSKDAAASPVEPAKMDNEIIYTAKITFDAELKASGQVDLVLSGAANPFLALQEDKNSIKSMLTGDLIKNDSTIQVVNSNIAKSTLTFKAENNKPVTEQSGYYRWMLPNMTNGFDRWRITYLESTRKDPFVIPFPITEKYVYTIELPDGYVFVNKRTGDRFKSEAGSVSIDIKPKENQVEITREIRISETFIHPEEYNEFRAMINQWLDKNLRAVVFKAEK from the coding sequence ATGAAACAGATTATTCTATCCTTAGCCGCATTTTTATTCGTCAATATAACTTTTGCACAAACTGAAAATGCCGATGCTGTGTATGAAAAGCTGATCCGGGAATATACACTCGAAAACGACGGCAGCACAAGTTTCAGGGAAGTAAAACAGTTGAAACTGAAAACACATCTTTCGTTCAATCGTCTTTATGGTGAAACCTTTATCATTTACAATCCAGAATTTCAAAAGCTGACAATAAATGAAGCCTACACCATTATGGCCGACAGCACAAAGATTGAAACTCCGGAAAATGCCTTCAATGAAGTGCTACCGCGTAACGCCGCCCTTTCGGCTACCGCCAATCACCTTCGCGAAATGGTGGTCACGCATACAGCACTTGAGATCGGCGCCACCATTTATCTCGACTATACCCTGACTTCAGCCAAAGGGTTCACGCCCGGGCTGATGGGTACGGTAATTATTGAGGAATCATCCCCGGTGCTCGATATGGAGGTCAATGTTAAAGTCCCGCCCGATGTTGAGCTAAATCACAGGATGACGGGATTAAGAACTGCGCCGGAAATTATGGTGGTTGGGAGCCAGAAGGTGTATACCTGGAAATTCACCGGATTGCAGGCTTCTCCAAAAGAACAATTCCGTGGAAAATTCCAGCCGGCAACTCCACGGCTTTCCTTCACTACAGCTGGAACCACAGCAGATGTGGTCAACTGGATCACCAGGCAACAGACTTTCAATTTTGAAATGAACGATCAAATGAAAAGTTTAGTGGACAGCATAAAAGCAAAACAAACTGATGAGATAAAAACGCTGCTTGCCATCCAAAAGGAAGTTACAGGAAATATAGTTTACGAAAGGTATGATCCTTCATGGCTCGGATATCAGGTGAGACAACCAGTGGAAGTTTGGAAAAGCAATGGAGGAAGTAAGCTGGAAAAATCCATCCTGCTTGCAGCACTGCTCGGTTATGCCAATTTCAATGCTGTGCCGGTGCTCATTGCCCCACAGCAATTTTTTGATGTCAATTCAGGCAACCTTTCTCTTTTTGACGATATCGCCGTGATGGCTAATACCAAAGGATTCGGGACAATTTATTTATCCGCTGTTACAACGGATAGCCAAAGCCTTGAATATAGCCTGGCACAGGTTGTGGTGATACCGCTTTCAAAAGATGCAGCAGCCTCTCCTGTTGAACCTGCTAAGATGGATAACGAGATTATTTATACAGCAAAAATTACATTTGATGCTGAACTGAAGGCTTCTGGCCAGGTTGACCTGGTACTCTCCGGTGCTGCTAACCCTTTCCTTGCCTTGCAGGAAGATAAAAACAGCATAAAATCCATGTTAACCGGCGATCTGATTAAGAATGACAGTACTATTCAGGTTGTCAATAGTAATATTGCAAAATCAACACTCACATTCAAGGCTGAAAACAATAAACCCGTTACCGAACAGTCAGGTTATTATCGTTGGATGCTGCCAAACATGACCAATGGTTTCGACAGGTGGCGGATTACTTATCTCGAAAGCACCAGAAAAGACCCCTTCGTAATACCTTTCCCAATCACAGAAAAATATGTTTATACAATTGAGCTACCGGATGGTTATGTTTTTGTAAACAAGCGCACAGGCGACCGTTTTAAAAGTGAAGCAGGATCAGTAAGTATTGATATTAAGCCAAAGGAAAACCAGGTAGAGATAACCCGGGAAATAAGAATCAGCGAAACCTTCATTCATCCGGAAGAATACAATGAGTTCAGGGCAATGATCAATCAATGGCTCGATAAAAATCTGAGGGCAGTTGTTTTTAAAGCAGAAAAGTAA
- a CDS encoding DUF3857 and transglutaminase domain-containing protein has protein sequence MLKKFTSLLVILFAGLILNAGPIEDLIKNSGNAADYKGSNLLILFDSTRVDVQETGLSYFHMHQLTKVLTPKGASEQRVIKIDYDPLSAALDILLIKIYRKDGTVENVDLGGVRDYPAPARAIYWGAREKMIEVGRLEPGDAVEVKYFKKGFTYALLMQDDEERFIPPMRGHFYDIIPFWSSHPILEKVYITHVPADKPLQYEFFHGECKTTLRFVDGKHVYTFSKKDIMPIKAEPNMVDFFDIAPKLLLTTSPDWEAKSRWFYGVNEDYGSFDPTPEAEAFVKELLKPAKTEMDSVSILTHWVADNMRYSGISMGPGEGFTLHNTAMNFRDRCGVCKDKAALLISFLRMAGFESYAAMTMAGSRIEDIPADHFNHSVTVVKLSDGEYHLLDPTWVPFVRELWSSAEQQQNYLMGLPEGADLAITPVSPSENHYLKIKATSELKTDGTLEGQMVLEAEGQTDAAVRGIFTRDYKSEWNKGVEAELLRIHPAAEIIAMDYGDPIDYMAGPINIKISYRIPGYAFTGENELIFIPLLATNFMSRAMGHLYMNTDLEERKFDFRDRCSRMVELDETITIPAGYSPVLPDVNTTSLGCSAYYNGGYQAKNNTIALKQEVLLEKRVYQASDWPEMRSAVKAQKKMADSPIVLKK, from the coding sequence ATGCTTAAAAAATTTACCTCACTGCTTGTTATACTATTTGCCGGGCTGATCCTGAACGCCGGCCCGATTGAAGATTTGATCAAAAACTCAGGAAATGCCGCTGATTACAAAGGAAGCAACCTGCTCATCCTGTTCGACAGCACCAGGGTGGATGTTCAGGAGACCGGCCTGAGTTATTTCCACATGCATCAGTTAACGAAGGTGCTCACCCCCAAAGGCGCTTCAGAGCAACGGGTGATTAAGATTGATTACGACCCATTGTCAGCCGCCCTTGATATCCTGTTGATAAAAATATACAGGAAGGACGGGACGGTTGAAAATGTGGATCTTGGCGGAGTACGTGATTATCCGGCGCCTGCCCGCGCCATCTATTGGGGCGCCCGCGAAAAAATGATCGAGGTGGGCAGGCTTGAACCTGGCGATGCCGTTGAAGTCAAGTATTTTAAAAAAGGATTTACATACGCCCTGCTGATGCAAGACGATGAGGAGCGGTTCATTCCCCCTATGCGAGGGCATTTTTACGATATCATCCCTTTCTGGAGTTCTCATCCGATACTCGAAAAGGTTTACATCACCCATGTACCAGCAGACAAGCCGCTGCAATATGAGTTTTTCCACGGTGAATGCAAGACAACATTGCGGTTTGTGGATGGGAAGCATGTTTATACATTTTCAAAAAAGGATATCATGCCCATCAAAGCCGAACCCAATATGGTTGATTTTTTTGACATAGCTCCCAAACTGCTGTTAACCACCAGCCCTGACTGGGAGGCAAAATCACGCTGGTTTTACGGTGTAAATGAAGATTACGGAAGTTTTGACCCAACCCCCGAAGCGGAAGCTTTTGTAAAGGAATTGCTCAAGCCTGCCAAAACAGAAATGGACAGCGTTTCGATACTTACCCACTGGGTGGCCGATAACATGCGCTATTCAGGGATTTCGATGGGGCCGGGCGAGGGATTTACCCTGCACAACACCGCCATGAATTTCCGCGACCGTTGTGGCGTTTGCAAAGACAAAGCAGCTTTGCTGATCTCATTCCTGCGTATGGCAGGTTTTGAATCTTATGCAGCCATGACCATGGCCGGTTCCCGAATCGAAGATATTCCCGCCGATCATTTTAATCACAGCGTAACCGTTGTAAAACTTTCTGATGGCGAATACCACCTCCTCGATCCAACCTGGGTTCCTTTTGTCAGGGAGCTATGGTCAAGCGCCGAACAGCAACAAAATTACCTGATGGGGCTACCCGAAGGAGCCGACCTGGCCATCACACCTGTTTCGCCCTCCGAAAATCATTACCTCAAAATCAAAGCAACATCCGAACTGAAAACCGATGGAACCCTGGAAGGACAAATGGTACTGGAAGCCGAAGGACAAACTGATGCAGCAGTTCGGGGTATTTTCACCCGCGATTATAAATCGGAGTGGAACAAAGGTGTCGAAGCAGAATTGTTAAGAATACATCCGGCGGCCGAGATCATCGCCATGGATTACGGAGATCCGATAGATTATATGGCAGGGCCGATCAACATCAAAATCAGTTACCGCATTCCGGGTTATGCATTTACCGGAGAAAATGAGCTCATCTTTATTCCGCTCTTAGCCACCAATTTCATGAGCCGTGCCATGGGTCATCTTTACATGAATACAGACCTCGAAGAACGCAAATTTGATTTCCGCGACCGTTGCAGCCGCATGGTAGAACTGGATGAGACGATTACCATACCCGCAGGATACTCCCCCGTTTTGCCAGATGTGAACACAACTTCACTGGGTTGTTCGGCTTACTACAATGGTGGTTACCAGGCAAAGAACAATACCATTGCACTCAAACAGGAAGTCCTTCTTGAGAAACGGGTTTATCAAGCCAGCGACTGGCCTGAAATGAGATCAGCCGTTAAAGCCCAGAAAAAAATGGCCGACTCCCCAATTGTCTTAAAAAAATAA